In Streptomyces sp. P9-A4, a single window of DNA contains:
- a CDS encoding universal stress protein, which translates to MTAQVTVGLDGSDESLAAARWAATQAVLREVPLRLVHVEEWPNTPEVPLAFARTLDERTERLMREETDRARKNHPDLEVITENARGRAAEELTAAANEADLTVLGSRGLGGVRGFIVGSVSLAVVGAARQPVVLVRPEDNRAGLGGGIVVGVDIHHPCDALLAFSFSEAARKGTPLRFLHSWTLPASYGYAAMVDPGIGEELGGHFLGGLNDLLVPWRKRYAGVEVEAKSVVGSSAHQLVEASQTAQLVVVGRRSRNVPLGPHLGHVAHAVIHHSPAPVAVVPLT; encoded by the coding sequence ATGACAGCCCAGGTCACCGTCGGTCTGGACGGCTCCGATGAAAGCCTCGCCGCCGCCCGTTGGGCCGCGACGCAGGCGGTGCTGCGGGAAGTGCCCCTCAGGTTGGTGCACGTGGAGGAGTGGCCGAACACGCCGGAAGTGCCCCTTGCCTTTGCCCGCACCCTGGACGAGCGGACCGAGAGGCTGATGCGAGAGGAGACGGACCGGGCGCGGAAGAACCATCCCGACCTCGAGGTCATCACGGAGAATGCGCGTGGCCGGGCAGCCGAGGAACTGACGGCCGCCGCGAACGAGGCGGATCTGACGGTCCTCGGTTCGCGCGGGCTCGGCGGCGTCCGCGGCTTCATCGTCGGCTCGGTCTCCCTTGCCGTCGTCGGCGCGGCCCGACAGCCGGTCGTCCTCGTACGCCCGGAGGACAACCGGGCAGGTCTCGGGGGCGGCATCGTGGTGGGCGTCGACATCCACCACCCGTGCGACGCCCTGCTCGCGTTCTCCTTCTCCGAAGCCGCCCGGAAGGGCACGCCGCTGCGGTTCCTCCACAGCTGGACGCTTCCCGCCTCGTACGGCTACGCGGCCATGGTGGACCCGGGGATCGGTGAGGAGCTGGGCGGCCACTTCCTCGGGGGGCTGAACGACCTGCTGGTGCCGTGGCGGAAGCGGTACGCGGGCGTGGAAGTGGAGGCCAAGTCGGTGGTGGGCTCGTCCGCGCACCAGCTGGTCGAGGCGTCACAGACCGCACAACTCGTCGTCGTGGGGCGCCGGAGCCGCAATGTGCCCCTCGGCCCGCACCTCGGGCATGTCGCCCACGCAGTCATCCACCACAGCCCCGCGCCGGTCGCCGTCGTCCCTTTGACCTGA
- a CDS encoding universal stress protein, which produces MNEILLGVAPRDQSVPALVWAADEAVRRGLVLRLVVAVPPAHGGLRYDAPARRSALRMRAESAIANAEDLVRYLHDGLRIATERVNGVPATVLRDMAAHAALVVVGSRRLGRAAETFSESSVAVPLTARADCPVVVVRSPEHTAVHPLTVVVGVDGSEASRAAVAFAVEEASLREARLRAVWVRPRPVLTHDDGEEGLAERRRLLAESVAGWAERYPDVAVSQEVLRGHPVEQLALASQESLSLVVGRRGRGGHSGTWPGSTVHGLLHHAPCPVITVPLPQRERRTGDPARADRSRSGTADRPVSAPLGTGTRPPPRGTPGRADAPGPSTGSAER; this is translated from the coding sequence GTGAACGAGATACTGCTCGGTGTCGCCCCCCGGGACCAGTCGGTCCCCGCTCTCGTCTGGGCCGCCGACGAAGCCGTACGAAGAGGACTGGTGCTCAGGCTGGTCGTCGCCGTACCCCCTGCCCACGGTGGACTGCGGTACGACGCTCCCGCCCGCCGGAGCGCGCTGCGCATGCGCGCGGAGTCGGCGATCGCCAACGCGGAGGACCTCGTCCGGTACCTGCACGACGGTCTGCGGATCGCGACGGAACGCGTGAACGGTGTGCCGGCGACCGTGTTGCGCGACATGGCGGCGCACGCCGCACTCGTCGTCGTGGGCTCGCGCCGTCTCGGCAGAGCGGCCGAGACGTTCAGCGAGAGCTCCGTGGCCGTCCCCCTCACGGCACGGGCGGACTGCCCCGTCGTCGTGGTCCGATCACCTGAGCACACCGCCGTGCACCCACTGACCGTCGTCGTCGGCGTGGACGGAAGCGAGGCCTCACGGGCCGCCGTCGCCTTCGCCGTCGAGGAGGCGAGCCTGCGTGAGGCACGGCTGCGGGCCGTCTGGGTCCGGCCCCGTCCCGTCCTCACCCACGACGACGGTGAAGAGGGTCTGGCCGAGCGGCGCCGGCTGCTCGCCGAATCGGTGGCCGGCTGGGCGGAGAGATATCCCGATGTCGCCGTCTCCCAAGAGGTCCTGCGGGGACACCCGGTCGAACAACTTGCCCTGGCGTCCCAGGAATCCCTCTCACTCGTGGTCGGTCGCCGAGGCCGTGGCGGCCACTCCGGCACGTGGCCGGGGTCGACGGTCCACGGCCTGCTGCACCATGCACCGTGTCCGGTGATCACCGTCCCCCTCCCGCAGCGCGAGCGCCGGACGGGCGACCCGGCACGGGCCGACCGGTCCCGTTCCGGTACGGCCGACCGGCCGGTGTCTGCCCCGCTCGGCACTGGGACGAGACCACCTCCACGCGGGACGCCGGGGCGAGCGGACGCCCCCGGTCCATCGACCGGTTCCGCGGAGAGGTGA
- a CDS encoding universal stress protein, translating to MDGTPACPGPSRVVVGVDGASSARTAVMRAASEAALRGSTLFLVHAAGTDAQAPFLSRAEIARNRQAGRELLDRTAEAITARHPGLTVVTELTDGGAADGLRGAAALTGTIGVGHLGLGGFPSLSLGSVGLQAAAGASTPVAMVRGTAEPVDACVVLAAVRDEADVGCARAAAREACCARYLVGGRLSPGYLGPALGRTALSPLQHAHCPEELVPRQGPGHGSTS from the coding sequence ATGGACGGAACCCCGGCCTGTCCCGGCCCCAGCAGGGTCGTCGTCGGCGTCGACGGAGCATCGTCCGCACGCACGGCGGTGATGCGGGCGGCATCGGAGGCGGCCCTGCGGGGCAGCACGCTCTTCCTCGTCCATGCGGCCGGCACGGACGCACAGGCCCCGTTTCTGTCCCGGGCGGAGATCGCCAGGAACCGGCAGGCGGGAAGGGAACTGCTCGACCGGACCGCCGAGGCGATCACGGCGCGCCACCCCGGGCTCACGGTCGTCACGGAACTCACCGATGGCGGGGCCGCCGACGGGCTGCGCGGCGCCGCCGCCCTGACCGGCACGATCGGCGTCGGGCACCTGGGCCTCGGCGGGTTCCCCTCGTTGTCGCTCGGATCCGTCGGCCTTCAGGCCGCGGCCGGAGCCTCCACGCCGGTGGCCATGGTGCGCGGTACCGCGGAGCCCGTCGACGCCTGCGTGGTTCTCGCGGCGGTGCGGGACGAGGCCGACGTGGGCTGCGCCCGTGCGGCGGCACGCGAGGCCTGCTGCGCGAGGTACCTCGTCGGTGGCCGGCTCTCGCCCGGATACCTCGGACCCGCCCTCGGCCGGACCGCGCTCAGCCCGCTGCAGCACGCCCACTGCCCTGAGGAGCTCGTTCCCCGGCAAGGGCCCGGACACGGGAGCACGTCATGA
- a CDS encoding flavodoxin domain-containing protein, translating to MNARRVLVAYGSKAGATAGIAEEIGRTLRDDGFDTVVLPADTVTDVSAYDGVVLGGALYAGHWTGKARRCARRNAEQLRHRPLWLFSSGPVDSSAEQHDIPPVRGVARRMKKLGAREHMTFGGAVTAETSDPVARAMVRRGKGGDFRNPERIRAWAHHIGTELDATH from the coding sequence ATGAACGCCAGACGTGTCCTGGTCGCCTACGGCAGCAAAGCCGGTGCGACCGCGGGAATCGCCGAAGAGATCGGCCGGACGCTCCGGGACGACGGCTTCGACACCGTCGTCCTGCCGGCCGACACCGTCACCGACGTGAGCGCCTACGACGGGGTCGTCCTCGGCGGCGCCCTCTACGCCGGGCACTGGACCGGCAAGGCACGACGGTGCGCCCGGCGCAACGCCGAGCAGCTCAGGCACCGACCTCTCTGGCTGTTCAGCAGCGGTCCCGTCGACAGTTCCGCGGAGCAGCACGACATCCCGCCCGTACGAGGGGTCGCCCGGCGGATGAAGAAGCTCGGTGCCCGTGAGCACATGACCTTCGGTGGCGCCGTGACTGCCGAGACGTCGGATCCGGTCGCCCGCGCGATGGTGAGACGGGGCAAGGGCGGCGACTTCCGCAACCCGGAACGGATCCGGGCATGGGCCCACCACATCGGAACGGAACTCGACGCCACCCACTGA
- a CDS encoding HAD family hydrolase gives MYDPPRPEAAEAVRRCHEAGIRVHVVTGDNGATAAAVAREAGIGM, from the coding sequence CTGTACGACCCGCCGCGCCCCGAGGCGGCGGAGGCCGTACGCCGCTGCCACGAGGCCGGGATCCGGGTACACGTCGTCACAGGCGACAACGGCGCCACCGCCGCGGCCGTCGCCCGGGAGGCTGGCATCGGAATGTAA
- a CDS encoding CBS domain-containing protein — MRHRSVADLMTPTAVSVDPGTTFKEIARLLDEFDITAVCVVDESNRPLGVVSEADLVRRRAAGAVLDTAGALMSSPAVVARPEWSVVRAARVMDRSGVKRLPVVDDDGRLVGVLSRSDLVQLFLRRDRAIQEEIIEDVVTHTLGLSPSALSVEVVDGRVTLSGTVSRRSLVPVLLRLCNSVDGVVGVVDRLRYEDDDLSRK; from the coding sequence ATGAGGCACCGCAGCGTCGCGGATCTGATGACTCCTACGGCGGTCAGCGTCGATCCGGGCACGACGTTCAAGGAGATCGCACGACTCCTGGACGAGTTCGACATCACCGCGGTGTGCGTGGTGGACGAGTCGAACCGGCCACTGGGCGTGGTCTCGGAGGCGGACCTGGTACGCCGCCGTGCCGCCGGGGCCGTACTCGACACCGCGGGCGCCCTCATGTCGAGCCCCGCCGTCGTCGCCCGACCCGAGTGGAGCGTGGTGCGGGCCGCCCGTGTGATGGACCGGTCCGGGGTCAAGCGCCTGCCCGTGGTCGACGACGACGGGCGCCTCGTGGGTGTGCTCAGCCGCAGTGACCTCGTCCAGCTCTTCCTGCGTCGGGACCGGGCGATCCAGGAGGAGATCATCGAGGACGTCGTCACCCACACCCTGGGGCTGAGCCCGTCGGCCCTCTCGGTCGAGGTCGTGGACGGCCGGGTCACCCTCAGCGGCACGGTCAGCCGCCGCAGCCTCGTGCCGGTGCTCCTCAGGCTCTGCAACAGCGTCGATGGTGTCGTGGGGGTCGTCGACCGGCTCAGGTACGAAGACGACGACCTGTCGAGGAAGTGA
- a CDS encoding universal stress protein, whose product MTSTTDRRDIVGGVDPVKNWHMALAWAADEAHLRGVGLRLVVAVPPRHDTRHVDDTPRHLAQRKAGTEALRTALAWAHARQPDIETTSSLLDGFPAASLAALSDQACLIVLGSRHLSRPEEFLSAGSQVVPVTAKAHCPVAVVVGRRGRGGYSGMRVGSVVHGLLHRAHCPVITVPVG is encoded by the coding sequence ATGACCAGCACCACGGATCGCCGTGACATCGTCGGCGGTGTCGACCCGGTCAAGAACTGGCACATGGCCCTCGCCTGGGCCGCGGACGAGGCTCACCTGCGAGGCGTGGGACTGCGCCTGGTGGTCGCGGTACCCCCGCGGCACGACACCCGACACGTCGACGACACCCCTCGGCACCTGGCACAGCGGAAGGCCGGTACGGAGGCTCTGCGTACGGCACTCGCCTGGGCGCACGCCCGGCAGCCGGACATCGAAACCACCTCCTCCCTTCTTGACGGGTTCCCGGCGGCATCCCTGGCCGCTCTGTCGGACCAGGCCTGCCTGATCGTGCTCGGATCACGGCACCTCAGCCGCCCCGAGGAGTTCCTGAGCGCCGGCTCCCAGGTCGTACCGGTCACTGCGAAGGCGCACTGCCCGGTGGCCGTCGTCGTCGGCCGCCGGGGCCGGGGCGGGTACTCCGGGATGCGCGTCGGCTCCGTCGTCCACGGCCTGCTCCATCGCGCCCACTGCCCGGTGATCACCGTCCCCGTGGGGTGA
- a CDS encoding universal stress protein, translating into MESPLVVGVDGSDASLTALDWAVDEAVRHGLPLRIVHASMWERYEGVVPAWTTDRPSGQVLAENIAGTAAGRARRRAPALPVTTDVLAEDASSALLREGGTGAILVVGSRGRGDFAGLLLGSVSLVVAARAPCPVIVVRGDRQALDARHGRVLLGVGEHDLDSPAVRFAFREAAVRDAELDVVRTWRRPAHEPADHLLMRRAGAAYFTEGASELLDKALEAAASEHPQVRLRRSSVEGPAHKILTERSAAADLLVVGARRRDGLVGLELGRVAHRALHHASCPVAVVPQLRPVATEEDQ; encoded by the coding sequence ATGGAATCGCCCCTGGTGGTGGGAGTAGACGGGTCCGACGCCAGTCTCACAGCCCTGGACTGGGCCGTCGACGAAGCGGTACGGCACGGGCTTCCCCTGCGCATCGTCCATGCCTCGATGTGGGAACGGTACGAGGGGGTCGTGCCGGCCTGGACCACGGACCGACCCTCGGGCCAGGTGCTCGCCGAGAACATCGCCGGTACCGCGGCCGGACGCGCCCGCCGTCGTGCACCCGCCCTCCCCGTCACTACGGACGTCCTGGCCGAGGACGCGTCCAGTGCGCTCCTCAGAGAGGGAGGGACGGGCGCGATCCTCGTCGTCGGGTCCCGCGGGCGCGGCGATTTCGCCGGCCTTCTGCTCGGCTCCGTCAGTCTCGTCGTGGCCGCCCGAGCCCCCTGCCCGGTCATCGTCGTCCGTGGGGACCGGCAAGCCCTGGACGCACGCCACGGGCGCGTTCTGCTCGGCGTCGGCGAGCACGACCTGGACTCGCCGGCCGTGCGGTTCGCCTTCCGTGAGGCGGCCGTACGGGACGCGGAACTTGACGTCGTCCGCACCTGGCGACGGCCGGCCCATGAACCGGCCGACCACCTGCTGATGAGGCGCGCCGGGGCGGCCTACTTCACGGAAGGGGCTTCCGAGCTGCTCGACAAGGCCCTTGAGGCCGCAGCGTCCGAACACCCCCAGGTGCGCCTGCGCAGGAGCTCGGTCGAGGGCCCCGCCCACAAGATACTGACCGAGCGCTCCGCCGCCGCCGACCTGTTGGTCGTCGGCGCCAGACGCCGGGACGGGCTCGTCGGCCTGGAGCTCGGCAGGGTCGCCCACCGCGCCCTGCACCACGCCTCGTGTCCGGTCGCCGTCGTACCCCAGCTGCGTCCCGTGGCCACGGAAGAAGACCAGTGA
- a CDS encoding CBS domain-containing protein translates to MKHMKVGGLMSDDVVSAVPATSFREVAKLLAEHDISGVPVVDDDDHVVGVVSESDLLARHELTTRELMTTPAVTVHAEETVADAARLMVRRGVERLPVVDEEERLVGIVTRRDLLCVYLRPDAEIRRRIREDVLTDTMDLPGNTVDMHVLDGVVTLGGRVRRRSQALTLVGLTERVDGVVAVVDRLSFHEDDTRLASSTRTPGDISW, encoded by the coding sequence ATGAAGCACATGAAGGTCGGCGGTCTGATGAGCGACGACGTGGTCTCCGCCGTCCCCGCGACCTCGTTCCGGGAGGTGGCGAAGCTGCTCGCCGAGCACGACATCAGCGGGGTCCCCGTCGTGGACGACGACGACCATGTCGTCGGAGTCGTCTCCGAGAGCGACCTCCTGGCCCGCCACGAACTCACCACCCGGGAGCTGATGACCACGCCGGCCGTCACCGTTCACGCCGAGGAGACGGTGGCGGACGCCGCACGGCTGATGGTGCGCCGCGGAGTCGAACGCCTGCCCGTCGTCGACGAGGAGGAACGACTGGTCGGCATCGTGACCCGCCGCGATCTGCTCTGCGTCTACCTCCGCCCGGACGCGGAGATCCGGCGCCGCATCCGTGAAGACGTCCTCACGGACACCATGGACCTGCCCGGGAACACGGTGGACATGCACGTCCTCGACGGCGTGGTGACGCTGGGAGGCCGCGTCCGGCGGCGGAGTCAGGCCCTGACGCTCGTCGGACTCACCGAACGCGTCGACGGCGTCGTCGCCGTCGTGGACCGGCTGTCCTTCCACGAAGACGACACCCGCCTCGCCTCCTCCACCCGGACTCCGGGCGACATCTCCTGGTGA
- a CDS encoding Hsp20/alpha crystallin family protein, producing the protein MAGGKVERRHSLFPDFNDWFSREFPGLPGWRPATAAHSIPVELTSGDGVYVLRAELPGMDPNDDIGITVDDNLITVSAEHSESEEDKEHSEFRYGSFRRTVRLPATIPADDVEASYADGILTVRIPMPDEEDTTSARTIPVKRAGEPAEGAES; encoded by the coding sequence ATGGCCGGAGGCAAGGTGGAACGCAGGCACAGCCTCTTCCCCGACTTCAACGACTGGTTCAGCCGGGAGTTTCCGGGGCTGCCCGGGTGGCGACCCGCGACGGCCGCCCACTCCATCCCGGTCGAGTTGACCAGCGGCGACGGCGTGTACGTGCTGCGGGCCGAGCTGCCGGGAATGGACCCGAACGACGACATCGGCATCACCGTCGACGACAACCTCATCACGGTGAGTGCGGAGCACAGTGAGAGCGAGGAGGACAAGGAGCACTCGGAGTTCCGCTACGGATCCTTCCGCAGGACCGTGCGCCTTCCGGCCACGATCCCCGCCGACGACGTCGAGGCGTCGTACGCGGACGGCATCCTCACCGTCCGCATCCCGATGCCCGACGAGGAGGACACGACGTCCGCCCGGACCATTCCGGTGAAGCGGGCAGGTGAACCTGCCGAGGGAGCGGAGTCATGA
- a CDS encoding DUF1918 domain-containing protein, whose protein sequence is MAGTGERDGQEKPRAGLWARVGDRLIVGGATVGDEGRDGEIVGLHHPDGTPPFDVRWSDTGRVTEVFPGPDARVQHFPPYGTREAGPGKAATRS, encoded by the coding sequence ATGGCTGGAACCGGAGAACGGGACGGTCAGGAGAAGCCCCGCGCCGGGTTGTGGGCTCGCGTCGGCGACCGGCTGATCGTGGGTGGTGCCACGGTCGGGGACGAGGGGCGTGACGGTGAGATCGTCGGGCTCCACCATCCGGACGGCACTCCGCCCTTCGATGTGCGATGGTCGGACACGGGCCGGGTCACCGAGGTGTTCCCGGGCCCGGACGCGCGCGTCCAGCACTTTCCGCCGTACGGCACGAGAGAGGCCGGACCCGGGAAGGCCGCAACGCGGTCGTGA
- a CDS encoding universal stress protein: protein MTSETPARPELGNVVVGVDGSPSGRAAVVWAADEAGRRGRPLHLVHAADTDRRAIFSNAETIQAVREAGRDLLIETATAVRDLFPDVAVTKELGRQEPVAGLLAAAGLRGTIVVGNRGLGGFSALMLGSVGLGVAARAEVPVIVVRGDGDRPASGSVTAAVHGASDLGWLLVAAAEADARKAALRLVSVWNLLTHVGSVATMLDDLDGIARQRVHEIKSLGDLVREFYPRLIVSHHVETGTSTPGILVEASAHTDLLVMGREHRALGVGPSLGRVAHTLLHHAHCPVEIVPPAFATRVEET from the coding sequence ATGACCAGCGAGACCCCCGCCCGACCGGAGCTGGGCAACGTCGTCGTGGGAGTCGACGGGTCCCCCTCCGGGCGCGCGGCCGTGGTCTGGGCCGCCGACGAGGCGGGCCGGAGGGGACGGCCCCTGCATCTCGTCCACGCCGCCGACACCGACCGCCGGGCGATCTTCTCCAACGCCGAGACGATCCAGGCGGTACGTGAAGCGGGTCGCGACCTGCTCATCGAGACCGCGACCGCGGTCCGTGACCTCTTTCCGGACGTTGCCGTCACGAAGGAGCTGGGCCGCCAGGAGCCGGTCGCCGGTCTCCTGGCGGCCGCCGGCCTCCGGGGCACGATCGTGGTGGGCAACCGGGGGCTCGGCGGCTTCTCCGCCCTCATGCTCGGCTCCGTCGGTCTGGGTGTGGCGGCCCGCGCCGAGGTTCCCGTGATCGTGGTCCGTGGCGACGGTGACCGTCCCGCGTCGGGCTCGGTGACGGCAGCCGTACACGGTGCTTCGGATCTCGGCTGGCTGCTCGTCGCGGCCGCCGAGGCCGACGCCCGCAAGGCGGCGTTGCGGCTGGTGAGCGTCTGGAACCTGCTCACCCACGTCGGCAGCGTCGCGACCATGCTGGACGACCTCGACGGGATCGCGCGACAACGCGTACACGAGATCAAGTCGCTCGGCGACCTGGTGCGTGAGTTCTATCCCCGGCTGATCGTCAGCCATCACGTCGAGACGGGCACGAGCACGCCCGGGATCCTGGTGGAGGCGAGTGCCCATACCGATCTGCTGGTGATGGGCAGAGAACACCGCGCCCTGGGCGTAGGACCCTCCCTGGGGCGCGTCGCCCACACCCTGCTCCACCACGCCCACTGCCCGGTGGAGATCGTCCCACCCGCCTTCGCCACCCGGGTCGAGGAGACGTGA
- a CDS encoding DUF4389 domain-containing protein, translating to MDIPGAPHGPVTVSAELDSRLSRWLWLVKWILVIPHWIVLFFLWIAFFVVTVIAFFAILFTERFPRGLFDFNLGVLRWSWRVSYYSYGALGTDRYPPFSLGPEPDYPARLDIAYPERLSRSMVLVKWWLLAIPQYLVIAFFTSGMHAGWWSSGLITLLALIAGFAVAFTDRYPRDLFALIVGLNRWVLRVAAYASLMTDAYPPFRLDQGGHEPGTADVR from the coding sequence ATGGACATCCCTGGCGCCCCGCATGGTCCCGTGACGGTATCCGCCGAACTCGACAGCCGGCTGTCCCGCTGGCTGTGGCTGGTCAAGTGGATCCTGGTGATCCCGCACTGGATCGTGCTGTTCTTCCTCTGGATCGCCTTCTTCGTGGTGACGGTGATCGCGTTCTTCGCCATCCTCTTCACCGAGCGTTTCCCCCGGGGCCTGTTCGACTTCAACCTCGGCGTGCTCCGCTGGTCCTGGCGCGTCTCGTACTACTCGTACGGGGCCCTCGGCACCGACCGCTACCCGCCCTTCAGCCTGGGCCCCGAGCCGGACTACCCGGCCCGGCTGGACATCGCCTACCCGGAGCGGCTCTCCCGCTCGATGGTCCTGGTCAAGTGGTGGCTGCTCGCCATCCCCCAATACCTCGTGATCGCCTTCTTCACCAGCGGCATGCACGCGGGATGGTGGAGCAGCGGCCTGATCACCCTGCTCGCGCTCATCGCGGGCTTCGCCGTGGCCTTCACCGACCGGTATCCGCGTGACCTGTTCGCCCTGATCGTCGGCCTGAACCGCTGGGTCCTGCGCGTCGCCGCCTACGCGAGCCTCATGACGGACGCCTACCCGCCCTTCCGCCTCGACCAGGGCGGCCACGAACCGGGGACGGCCGACGTCCGCTGA
- a CDS encoding CBS domain-containing protein, whose protein sequence is MTPQPFTVADVMTKKVVAVRPGADFKEIVDAMERWKVTAVPVIEGEGRVVGVVSEADLLLKEEFHDHRPGLVEQMRRLDATAKAGSRRAEDLMTSPPVTVTPEASLPQAARLMAAHRVKRLPVVDASGVIQGIVSRSDLLKVFLRPDEELAADVRRDVVEHLFPLSQRRVDVRVDAGVVTLSGQVRDGALIPLAARLARAVEGVVDVRCELTAEGRT, encoded by the coding sequence ATGACACCTCAGCCGTTCACCGTCGCCGACGTGATGACCAAGAAGGTCGTCGCCGTCCGGCCCGGCGCGGACTTCAAGGAGATCGTCGATGCCATGGAGCGGTGGAAGGTGACCGCCGTACCGGTCATCGAGGGCGAGGGCCGCGTGGTCGGGGTGGTCTCCGAGGCCGATCTGCTCCTCAAGGAGGAGTTCCACGACCACCGCCCCGGTCTCGTCGAACAGATGCGACGGCTCGACGCCACCGCCAAGGCCGGTTCTCGCCGGGCCGAGGACCTGATGACCTCGCCCCCGGTCACTGTCACTCCCGAGGCGTCCCTGCCCCAGGCCGCCCGCCTCATGGCCGCCCATCGCGTGAAGCGGCTGCCGGTCGTCGACGCGAGCGGCGTCATCCAGGGCATCGTGAGCCGGTCCGACCTCCTCAAGGTGTTCCTCCGCCCGGACGAGGAACTCGCCGCCGACGTGCGCCGCGACGTCGTCGAGCACCTTTTCCCACTCTCGCAGCGCCGGGTCGACGTCCGCGTCGACGCCGGAGTCGTGACGCTGTCCGGCCAGGTCCGCGACGGCGCGCTCATCCCGCTCGCGGCCCGCCTGGCCCGCGCTGTCGAAGGCGTGGTGGACGTACGGTGCGAGCTCACCGCCGAGGGGCGGACCTAG
- a CDS encoding nicotinate phosphoribosyltransferase → MSPVTSTDLYEVTMALSYLREDMRAPATFSLFVRDLPPGRGFLVAAGLEPALDYLSRFRVGRSDVLEFAEALRRPVEDLEALHGLSFDGQVRAVPEGRLVLAGEPLLEVTAPLPQAQLVETYLLSLLCHQTAVASKAARCVLAAAGRPLVDFSLRRNHGPEAGMQAARLCALVGFAGTSNVAAATRYGIPASGTMAHSYIEAFASEEDAFRAFARTHPGPVTFLVDTYDTDRGVATAARVLDDLGLGPGCGIRLDSGDLGALARRARTALDAAGLRDVQIIASGGLDEYAVATLVRDGAPVDVFAVGTKVGTAADAPYLDAAYKLVEYDGRPVMKLSSAKMTAPAPKQVFRGHDLRDVIGLANEEPPEGTEPLLRTMMRGGLRTEPPDTLAAARARFEADVAALSEAAGRIEDPVPPVPVVSARLSALTTVVRHRIEARTRAAR, encoded by the coding sequence ATGTCCCCGGTCACCAGCACCGACCTGTACGAGGTCACGATGGCGCTCTCGTACCTGCGGGAAGACATGCGGGCGCCTGCCACCTTCAGCCTCTTCGTCCGCGACCTCCCCCCTGGCCGCGGATTCCTCGTCGCGGCGGGGCTCGAACCGGCCCTCGACTATCTTTCCCGGTTCCGGGTGGGCCGCTCCGACGTCCTGGAGTTCGCGGAGGCCCTGCGTCGGCCGGTCGAGGACCTGGAAGCGCTACACGGCCTGTCGTTCGACGGCCAGGTCCGCGCCGTACCCGAAGGACGGCTCGTCCTCGCAGGTGAGCCGCTCCTGGAAGTCACCGCGCCCCTGCCGCAGGCCCAGCTCGTGGAGACGTACCTGCTGTCCCTTCTCTGCCACCAGACGGCGGTCGCCTCCAAGGCGGCGCGTTGTGTGCTCGCCGCCGCCGGGCGGCCCCTGGTGGACTTCTCCCTGCGCCGGAACCACGGACCCGAGGCCGGCATGCAGGCGGCGCGGCTCTGCGCCCTGGTCGGGTTCGCGGGCACCAGCAACGTCGCCGCCGCGACCCGGTACGGCATTCCCGCCTCCGGCACCATGGCCCACTCCTACATCGAGGCCTTCGCCTCGGAGGAGGACGCCTTCCGCGCCTTCGCCCGCACCCATCCGGGTCCCGTGACCTTCCTGGTCGACACGTACGACACCGATCGCGGGGTGGCGACGGCCGCGCGCGTCCTCGACGACTTGGGACTCGGCCCGGGCTGCGGAATCCGCCTCGACAGCGGCGACCTCGGAGCGCTCGCCCGACGTGCCCGTACCGCACTCGACGCGGCGGGGCTGAGAGACGTGCAGATCATCGCGAGCGGCGGCCTCGACGAGTACGCCGTCGCCACGCTCGTACGGGACGGGGCACCCGTCGACGTCTTCGCCGTGGGGACGAAGGTCGGCACGGCCGCCGACGCCCCGTATCTGGACGCGGCGTACAAACTGGTCGAGTACGACGGGCGGCCCGTCATGAAGCTCTCGTCGGCGAAGATGACGGCTCCGGCCCCGAAGCAGGTGTTCCGCGGACACGACCTCCGCGACGTCATCGGCCTGGCGAACGAGGAGCCGCCCGAGGGCACGGAGCCACTGCTGCGGACCATGATGCGCGGCGGGCTCCGCACGGAACCGCCCGACACTCTGGCAGCCGCCCGCGCCCGCTTCGAGGCCGACGTCGCCGCCCTGTCGGAGGCCGCGGGCCGCATCGAGGACCCTGTGCCACCGGTACCGGTCGTGTCCGCCCGGCTGTCGGCTCTGACGACCGTCGTACGACACCGGATCGAGGCGCGGACGCGAGCCGCGCGGTAG